The following are from one region of the Bactrocera oleae isolate idBacOlea1 chromosome 6, idBacOlea1, whole genome shotgun sequence genome:
- the LOC138857754 gene encoding uncharacterized protein, whose amino-acid sequence MDFIVKHNVFGESRCWMYSVEWQKRGLPHAHILIWLVEKIRPNEVDAVISAEIPNVQVDPGLHEVVIKNMIHGPCGTLNQNSPCMMDGKCSKRYPRTLISETITGNDGYPLYRRRSTADNGKSTIVKLNQQDIEIDNRWIVPYSPILSKTFKAHINVESCHSVKSIKYICKYVTKGSDMAVIGIGAENSNDEVTQYQMGRYVSSNEAVWRIFSFPIHERHPSVVHLAVHLENGQRVYFTAQNAVQRAAQPPSTTLTSFFETCQNDYFAQTLLYSEMPKYYTWNQSSRRFIRRKQGKPVPGYTDVYSTDAIGRIYSVHPSNDECFYLRLLLVNVRGPTSFQQLRTVDGELCGSYREACQRLQLLENDAHWDQTLNDAVISSHAHQIRTLFSIIISTCFPSNPIDLWIKYKDYMCDDILYQIRNRMGNPNIQISEEIYNEVLISIEDMCLIMSNKLLIQLGLTAPNRPMHDAFNQELHREKLYDLNSLKELIQTNLPLLNEQQKYVFETLMKVTNDETGGIYFLDAPGGTGKTFLISLILATIRSQNKIALALASSGIAATLLEGGRTAHSALKLPLNMQSNETPTCNVSKNSAMAKVLQQCKLIVWDECTMAHKKSLEALDRTLKDLRSNNNRFGGAMILLAGDFRQTLPVIPRSTPADELNACLKSSNLWKHVKVLHLSKNMRVELQNDQSANIFSKQLIDIGNGKFPIDMLTGCINFPQSFCQLTRSKDELIQKVFPDVSQNYRNHDWLSERAILAAKNIDVNELNFKIQEQITGELRIYKSVDSATNQDDVVNYPPEFLNSLDLPGLPPHNLQLKVGSVVIMLRNINQPRLCNGTRLAIKKLLNNVIEATILKGKYKGEDVLIPRIPMIPTDVPFEFKRLQFPVRLAFAMTINKSQGQSLSVCGINLENPCFSHGQLYVACSRVGKPSDLFIYAPGNQTKNIVYHKALQ is encoded by the coding sequence ATGGATTTCATCGTAAAACATAATGTGTTTGGTGAGTCACGCTGCTGGATGTATTCTGTGGAGTGGCAGAAACGAGGATTGCCACATGCACACATTTTgatttggttggttgaaaagataAGGCCAAATGAAGTTGATGCAGTGATATCAGCTGAAATCCCTAATGTACAAGTAGATCCTGGATTGCATGAGGTAGTTATCAAAAACATGATACATGGTCCCTGTGGAACTCTTAATCAAAATTCACCGTGTATGATGGATGGTAAATGTTCAAAACGATATCCACGGACATTAATATCGGAAACAATTACTGGTAATGACGGTTATCCATTGTATCGTCGCAGATCGACAGCAGACAATGGAAAATCAACAATTGTCAAATTAAATCAACAAGATATTGAAATAGATAATCGTTGGATTGTTCCATATTCACCCATTTTATCAAAGACATTCAAAGCACACATCAACGTTGAATCTTGCCATTCAGTGAAAtctattaaatacatttgcaaatatgtaacCAAAGGGAGTGATATGGCTGTGATTGGAATTGGTGCAGAGAATTCCAATGATGAAGTTACCCAATACCAAATGGGCCGCTACGTCAGTAGTAATGAAGCAGTTTggcgaatattttcttttcctaTTCATGAGAGACACCCTTCTGTTGTTCACTTAGCTGTGCATTTAGAAAATGGACAAAGAGTGTATTTTACAGCACAGAACGCAGTACAAAGAGCTGCTCAGCCACCATCTACTACATTAACCAGTTTTTTTGAGACATGCCAAAACGATTATTTCGCACAAACATTGCTATATTCTGAAATGCCAAAATATTATACCTGGAATCAATCCTCAAGGAGATTTATACGACGGAAACAAGGAAAACCAGTTCCAGGATATACAGATGTATATTCCACCGATGCGATTGGCCGGATTTATTCAGTACATCCAAGCAATGATGAATGTTTTTACTTACGACTGCTATTAGTCAATGTACGTGGCCCAACATCATTCCAACAGTTACGAACTGTTGATGGTGAATTGTGTGGATCCTACAGAGAAGCCTGTCAACGTTTgcaattgcttgaaaatgaCGCTCATTGGGATCAAACTCTCAATGATGCTGTAATATCATCACACGCTCACCAAATACGAACATTGTTTTCTATAATCATATCTACATGCTTCCCATCAAACCCAATTGATTTGTGGATCAAGTACAAAGATTATATGTGTGATGATATTTTGTATCAAATACGGAATAGAATGGGAAATCCAAATATACAAATCAGTGAAGAAATTTACAATGAAGTATTGATTTCAATTGAGGACATGTGCTTGataatgtcaaacaaactattaattCAATTAGGCCTGACCGCGCCCAATCGTCCAATGCATGACGCTTTTAACCAAGAGCTGCATCGAGAAAAACTGTATGATCTCAACTCTTTGAAAGAATTAATTCAAACAAATCTTCCACTGTTAAATGAACAACAGAAGTATGTATTTGAAACTCTTATGAAAGTAACAAATGATGAAACTGGAGGCATTTACTTCTTAGATGCACCTGGTGGTAcaggaaaaacttttttgatttcattaatattagcaacaattcgctcacaaaataaaattgcacttgcaCTCGCTTCGTCGGGAATCGCAGCAACTTTGCTTGAAGGTGGTCGAACAGCCCATTCAGCACTAAAATTGCcattaaatatgcaaagcaATGAAACTCCAACCTGCAACGTTTCGAAGAACTCTGCAATGGCAAAGGTTTTGCAGCAATGTAAATTGATTGTTTGGGATGAATGCACGATGGCACATAAAAAATCTTTGGAGGCTTTAGACAGAACCTTAAAAGATCTACGGAGCAATAATAACCGATTTGGTGGTGCAATGATTTTATTAGCAGGAGATTTTCGTCAAACATTGCCAGTGATTCCACGATCAACGCCAGCTGATGAACTCAATGCATGTCTAAAGTCCTCCAATTTGTGGAAACATGTCAAAGTACTTCATTTAAGTAAGAATATGCGTGTCGAATTGCAAAATGACCAATCTGCAAACATATTCTCTAAACAACTCATTGACATTGGTAATGGCAAATTTCCTATAGACATGTTGACTGGCTGCATTAACTTTCCTCAAAGTTTTTGTCAGTTAACTCGATCAAAAGATGAACTTATTCAGAAGGTGTTTCCAGATGTTTCTCAAAATTACAGAAACCATGATTGGTTGAGCGAACGAGCTATACTGGCTGCAAAAAACATAGATGTAAATGaactaaatttcaaaattcaagaaCAAATTACAGGCGAATTGAGGATATATAAATCAGTTGATTCGGCTACTAATCAAGATGATGTAGTCAACTATCCACCGGAATTTTTAAACTCGCTGGATTTGCCAGGATTGCCACCTCACAATCTTCAATTAAAGGTTGGATCGGTTGTTATAATGTTGCGAAATATCAACCAACCGCGTCTTTGCAACGGTACACGGTTagcgataaaaaaattactaaacaatGTGATAGAAGCAACTATACTCAAAGGAAAGTATAAAGGAGAAGATGTTCTTATACCGCGCATCCCAATGATTCCGACTGATGTGCCATTTGAGTTTAAACGACTACAGTTTCCAGTGCGGCTTGCTTTTGCTATGACTATAAACAAGTCCCAGGGGCAATCATTAAGTGTTTGTGGTATTAATCTAGAAAACCCATGTTTCTCACATGGTCAATTGTATGTTGCCTGTTCCCGTGTTGGAAAACCATCAGATTTGTTTATCTATGCGCCAggtaatcaaacaaaaaacatcgtATACCACAAGGCActacaatga